The following proteins come from a genomic window of Sardina pilchardus chromosome 13, fSarPil1.1, whole genome shotgun sequence:
- the LOC134100014 gene encoding SPARC-related modular calcium-binding protein 1-like, translating into MGSSGFTQFLITENMWPRGCVLDCTRGRHRSVCGSNGRLYKSLCAFQRAQCINTQLKTAPRAHCMDPYRSKCQLARSQAMESSIHTDAVALFVPECNVDGSFMQVQCHNQTGYCWCSTSDGKPVSGTSVLLHKPNCTGHLIESVQEDDSESEQRDASQWRLTPDPERLHSPSIAGITAPPFWVTIQLNSDPKGNRSAKRPTEPKTCERERMALVAEVRSMWQEERFIPECSTDGRYSPIQCHTATGYCWCVRVDTGRPLPGTSTRNRLPDCSPEEPRSSHTTNTYRDRPLPGCPGSRKAVFLQSLVRALQLQAQQAGLVPAERVVEESRTESPLGPASDPVSPAAPGPTAPDSALQWHFLQLDVDGDGVLSEREARPLRQYLRRTLKPRRCAKKFTQYCDQDRDAALSLLELNTCLGL; encoded by the exons ATGGGTAGCTCAGGCTTTACTCAG TTCCTGATCACAGAGAACATGTGGCCACGAGGATGTGTACTGGACTGCACTAGGGGGCGCCACCGATCTGTATGTGGCAGCAATGGGCGTCTGTACAAATCCCTTTGTGCGTTCCAGAGAGCCCAGTGCATCAACACTCAGCTGAAGACTGCACCACGAGCCCACTGCATGG ATCCATACAGGTCCAAATGTCAGCTGGCACGCTCGCAGGCCATGGAGTCCAGCATTCATACTGACGCTGTAGCTCtctttgtcccagaatgcaatGTAGATGGAAGCTTCATGCAG GTGCAGTGTCACAACCAAACAGGCTACTGCTGGTGCTCCACTTCAGATGGAAAGCCTGTCAGCGGAACCTCTGTCCTGCTTCACAAACCCAACTGCACTG GTCATCTCATTGAGTCTGTTCAGGAAGATGATTCAGAGTCAGAGCAGAGAG ATGCTAGTCAGTGGCGGCTGACCCCTGACCCTGAGAGGCTGCACAGCCCATCCATAGCAG GCATCACTGCCCCTCCTTTCTGGGTGACCATTCAACTAAACTCTGACCCAAAAGGCAATCGCTCAGCTAAACGACCCACAG AGCCAAAGACATGTGAACGAGAGCGAATGGCGCTGGTGGCAGAGGTGCGGTCCATGTGGCAGGAGGAGCGCTTTATTCCAGAGTGCTCCACGGACGGCCGCTACAGCCCCATCCAGTGCCACACTGCCACAGGCTACTGCTGGTGCGTGCGGGTGGACACCGGCCGCCCACTTCCTGGCACCTCCACCAG AAATCGGTTGCCAGACTGCAGTCCTGAGGAGCCTCGGTCCAGCCACACAACCAACACCTACAGGGACAGACCTCTGCCAG gttgccCAGGTTCTCGTAAGGCTGTGTTTCTCCAGAGTCTGGTCAGAGCCCTGCAGCTTCAGGCCCAGCAGGCAGGACTGGTACCTGCAGAGAG ggtggtggaggagagcagaACGGAGTCCCCTCTCGGCCCTGCGTCTGACCCCGTGTCCCCCGCCGCACCAGGGCCCACTGCGCCGGACAGCGCCCTCCAGTGGCACTTCCTGCAGCTGGACGTGGACGGTGACGGGGTGCTGAGCGAGCGCGAGGCCCGTCCCCTGCGCCAGTACCTGCGAAGGACACTCAAACCAAGACGCTGCGCCAAGAAGTTCACCCAGTACTGCGACCAGGACAGAGACGCCGCACTCAGCCTGCTGGAGCTCAACACATGCCTGGGCCTGTGA